One region of Drosophila teissieri strain GT53w chromosome 2L, Prin_Dtei_1.1, whole genome shotgun sequence genomic DNA includes:
- the LOC122620254 gene encoding cilia- and flagella-associated protein 20, with product MFKNTFQSGFLSILYSIGSKPLQLWDKKVRNGHIKRITDNDIQSLVLEIVGTNVSTTFITCPADPKKTLGIKLPFLVMIIKNMKKYFTFEVQVLDDKNVRRRFRASNYQSTTRVKPFICTMPMRLDEGWNQIQFNLSDFTRRAYGTNYVETLRVQIHANCRIRRVYFSDRLYSEDELPPEFKLFLPIQKPVQKSNAICS from the exons ATGTTCAAAAACACTTTCCAGTCGGGATTCTTATCGATTCTGTACAGTATTGGCTCAAAGCCCTTGCAGCTGTGGGATAAGAAGGTGCGCAATGGACACATCAAGCGGATCACGGACAACGACATACAGAGCCTCGTGCTGGAGATAGTCGGCACCAATGTCAGCACCACGTTCATAACATGTCCGGCAGATCCGAAGAAGACGCTGGGCATCAAATTGCCCTTCCTGGTGATGATCATCAAGAACATGAAGAAGTACTTCACCTTCGAAGTTCAG GTTCTCGATGACAAGAACGTGCGGCGAAGGTTCAGGGCCAGTAACTACCAGTCGACAACTCGTGTCAAGCCTTTCATTTGCACTATGCCCATGCGATTGGACGAGGGATGGAATCAGATCCAGTTCAACCTGTCCGACTTCACGCGTCGCGCATATGGCACCAATTATGTGGAGACACTCCGTGTACAGATTCATGCAAATTGCCGCATCAGACGTGTCTACTTCTCCGATCGTCTCTACTCGGAGGACGAGCTGCCGCCGGAGTTCAAGCTCTTCCTTCCCATTCAGAAGCCGGTGCAGAAGTCCAATGCAATTTGTAGCTAA
- the LOC122620966 gene encoding ER lumen protein-retaining receptor — translation MNIFRFAGDLSHVFAIIILLLKIWKTRSCAGISGKSQILFAVVYLTRYLDLFTTYVSLYNSVMKVLFLATSGATVYLMYVKFKATYDHNHDSFRIEFLLVPCALLALVINHEFTVMEVLWTFSIYLESVAILPQLFLVSRTGEAESITSHYLFALGSYRALYLLNWVYRYMVESHYDLIAIFAGVFQTVLYCDFFYLYITKVLKGKKLQLPA, via the coding sequence ATGAATATCTTTCGCTTTGCTGGAGATCTATCGCATGTGTTTGCCATCATAATACTGCTGCTGAAGATATGGAAGACCCGCTCGTGCGCCGGAATATCGGGCAAGTCGCAGATCCTGTTCGCCGTGGTCTACCTGACGCGCTACTTGGATCTGTTCACCACATACGTGAGCTTGTACAACTCGGTGATGAAGGTGCTGTTCCTGGCCACGTCCGGTGCCACCGTGTACCTGATGTACGTCAAGTTTAAGGCCACCTACGACCACAACCACGACTCGTTCCGCATCGAATTCCTGCTGGTGCCGTGCGCCCTGCTCGCGCTGGTGATTAACCATGAGTTTACCGTGATGGAGGTGCTCTGGACCTTTTCGATCTATCTGGAATCGGTGGCCATTCTGCCGCAGCTATTCCTCGTAAGCAGAACCGGCGAGGCCGAGTCCATCACGAGTCACTACCTCTTCGCCCTGGGATCATACCGCGCACTCTACTTGCTCAACTGGGTCTACCGGTACATGGTCGAGTCGCACTACGATCTCATCGCGATCTTCGCCGGAGTTTTCCAGACCGTTTTGTACTGCGACTTCTTCTACTTATACATTACCAAAGTTCTTAAGGGCAAGAAACTCCAGCTGCCGGCATAA
- the LOC122616077 gene encoding transcription initiation factor IIB: protein MASTSRLDNNKVCCYAHPESPLIEDYRAGDMICSECGLVVGDRVIDVGSEWRTFSNEKSGVDPSRVGGPENPLLSGGDLSTIIGPGTGSASFDAFGAPKYQNRRTMSSSDRSLISAFKEISSMADRINLPKTIVDRANNLFKQVHDGKNLKGRSNDAKASACLYIACRQEGVPRTFKEICAVSKISKKEIGRCFKLTLKALETSVDLITTADFMCRFCANLDLPNMVQRAATHIAKKAVEMDIVPGRSPISVAAAAIYMASQASEHKRSQKDIGDIAGVADVTIRQSYKLMYPHAAKLFPEDFKFTTPIDQLPQM, encoded by the exons ATGGCATCGACGTCGAG ATTGGACAACAACAAGGTGTGCTGCTACGCACACCCCGAATCTCCGCTGATCGAGGACTACAGGGCTGGCGACATGATTTGCTCCGAGTGTGGTCTGGTGGTTGGCGACCGCGTAATTGATGTGGGCTCCGAGTGGCGTACCTTCAGCAACGAAAAGAGCGGCGTGGATCCCAGTCGTGTCGGTGGCCCGGAAAATCCGCTTCTCAGCGGCGGCGACTTGTCCACCATAATTGGTCCGGGCACTGGATCCGCATCCTTTGACGCGTTTGGAGCCCCCAAGTACCAAAACAGACGCACCATGAGCAGCTCCGATCGTTCCCTGATATCAGCCTTTAAGGAGATATCCTCGATGGCCGATCGCATTAACTTGCCCAAAACTATTGTCGATCGGGCCAACAACTTGTTCAAACAG GTCCATGATGGAAAGAACCTCAAGGGCCGTTCCAATGATGCGAAGGCATCCGCTTGTCTGTATATTGCTTGTCGCCAAGAAGGAGTTCCTCGCACATTCAAGGAAATATGCGCTGTCAGCAAGATCAGCAAAAAAGAGATTGGCCGTTGCTTTAAGCTAACATTGAAGGCTCTTGAGACTAGTGTAGATCTTATAACCACTGCGGACTTTATGTGCCGCTTCTGCGCTAACTTGG ACCTGCCGAATATGGTTCAACGCGCTGCCACGCACATTGCAAAGAAAGCCGTCGAGATGGATATTGTTCCGGGACGTTCGCCAATTTCGGTGGCCGCAGCCGCGATCTATATGGCCTCACAAGCATCCGAGCATAAGAGAAGTCAGAAGGATATCGGCGATATAGCCGGTGTGGCGGACGTCACCATCAGACAGTCCTACAA
- the LOC122620246 gene encoding methionine aminopeptidase 1D, chloroplastic/mitochondrial: protein MGRIGFLNRLMRQKTTARNLFQFGKLKGDTGKYEQIVSTGLVSPERSVPEELEKPAYYFKNMPPGNTLGSPEIKTHDQIDAMRLSGRLAARILRECGKLATVGTTTDQIDAFAHERILESNAYPSPLRYAGFPKSICTSINNIACHGIPDDRQLANGDIINIDVTVFLNGYHGDCSETFLVGEVDERGSFLVEATKSCLDQCISLCGPGVEFNEIGKFIDRYCDEHDLASIAAFIGHGIGSYFHGPPEILHYYNEFPGKMQPGMTFTIEPILSLGGADIAVLEDGWTAISSDGARSAQFEHTILITETGTEILTRDQ from the exons atgggaAGAATTGGTTTTTTAAATCGGCTAATGCGCCAGAAAACCACTGCCAGGAACTTGTTCCAGTTCGGCAAACTTAAAGG AGATACTGGGAAATATGAACAGATCGTGTCCACCGGCCTGGTTTCCCCGGAACGAAGTGTTCCCGAAGAGCTCGAGAAACCGGCGTACTACTTCAAGAACATGCCACCGGGCAACACGTTGGGATCCCCCGAAATCAAAACCCATGATCAGATTGATGCAATGCGTCTGAGCGGAAGACTGGCGGCTAGGATACTACGCGAATGCGGTAAACTGGCAACAGTTGGCACAACCACCGATCAGATTGATGCCTTTGCACATGAGAGAATTCTGGAGTCCAATGCCTATCCATCGCCCCTAAGATACGCTGGTTTCCCAAAGTCTATTTGCACATCGATCAACAATATCGCCTGTCACGGAATTCCAGATGATCGCCAGTTGGCCAACGGCgatattataaatattgatgTCACAGTCTTTTTAAACGGCTACCATGGCGACTGTTCGGAAACATTTCTGGTGGGCGAAGTTGACGAGCGGGGAAGCTTTCTCGTGGAAGCTACTAAATCATGTTTGGATCAGTGCATTTCGCTGTGCGGCCCCGGTGTGGAATTCAATGAGATTGGAAAGTTCATAGACAGATATTGCGACGAACATGACCTCGCATCGATAGCTGCCTTTATAGGACACGGAATCGGAAGCTATTTCCACGGCCCCCCTGAGATCCTCCACTATT ACAATGAGTTTCCTGGGAAGATGCAGCCCGGCATGACCTTCACCATTGAACCTATTCTGTCCCTGGGCGGAGCAGATATAGCCGTGCTGGAAGATGGCTGGACGGCAATTAGTTCGGATGGCGCACGCAGCGCCCAGTTTGAGCACACCATTCTGATAACAGAGACGGGAACGGAGATACTTACAAGAGATCAATAG